The segment ACAacgccatgatgatgatgatgtgttGTATGGCACGGTGCCCAGGTTCCGTACCCGGCTTCCCACATCTGCGTTCAAAAAAACATGCAGCGTCCTTTCTTCATAACACCGGGGCACCCTAGGCGTCTTCCTCCGCGTTTCTCTAGCATTGAGAATTCCACCGCACATCGACACCATCATAAAAAAACACTGATACTCATGTCCCACATTTTCTTTATTCCGTAGGTTCCCTCGGCTCACGGGGTTCTCTGGGCTCCCTCGGCTCACGCTGCTGGCCACCACTCCTAGCACCGCCACGGCCACCTCGCTTGTTTCCACGCTGACCGCCCTTGTCGCCGTCACCcttgccctcgccgtccttgtcgctACTAACCAGGTTGGCGGTTGCCAGTCGCTGCGAGAGATCGATCTGTGTGCGGATAGTATTGGCCAGGTAGCTGACCATGAGAACGTCCTGGATGTGGTTGTTGAAGTCATGCTCAATCTGGGAGGCGTCCACCTTGGGGGTCAGAGACAGGGCGCTCATCAAGTACTGGCCCAGGGCGGTGTtgggctcctcctcctcgtccagcacACCGTTGATCCACTCGCTCACGCGGTCCAGCAGGTTCAAGGTCTGCTCGATGGACCGCCCGAGACCCTCGATATCTGAGGCCAGAGGTGCGGTCCTGTTCTCGTTGTTTTGTGCGCtggcgacggcctcgagggcGACACGCTCAGAGTCGCCGTAGAGAATCTTGTGGGGGACCTGGATGAAGAGGCAGCTTTCGGCGGCGCGCtcggc is part of the Metarhizium brunneum chromosome 4, complete sequence genome and harbors:
- the EIF3F gene encoding Eukaryotic translation initiation factor 3 subunit F; translation: MAAAATERFIHLARPLTHANAGLQSSIAPLVVNIQPQAILSVLDHAVRRDNRDNAQSTRVIGALVGTRSEDGTEVEVRSCFAIPHTEEEDQVEVDVEYQKNMLALTLKASPREALLGWYTTSPELNSFSALIQNFFASAETGTAPHPAVHMTISTEPGEDIQTRCYISAPVAVNAERAAESCLFIQVPHKILYGDSERVALEAVASAQNNENRTAPLASDIEGLGRSIEQTLNLLDRVSEWINGVLDEEEEPNTALGQYLMSALSLTPKVDASQIEHDFNNHIQDVLMVSYLANTIRTQIDLSQRLATANLVSSDKDGEGKGDGDKGGQRGNKRGGRGGARSGGQQREPREPREPREPREPTE